Proteins from a genomic interval of Quercus lobata isolate SW786 chromosome 11, ValleyOak3.0 Primary Assembly, whole genome shotgun sequence:
- the LOC115966294 gene encoding receptor-like protein 7: protein MRISLLSWLFFIPICSFFLNFGIFVVSQSQTCLSDQRDLLIGLKKSLIFNRTLSTKLLHWNETQFPDCCLWKGVNCNKEGRVVDLDLFNESITGGLDNSSPLFSLHYLQTLNLSCNKMNSSQIPSQFGNLTNLFYLNLSNSGFAGQIPSEISNLKRLVTLDLSTSFLLGYYMLEIKKPNLATLVKNFGELKELYLDGVNISAPGNEWCQALSSSVPNLRVLSMSDCYLSGPFDSSLQKLQSLSIIRLDFNLFNAPVPYFFANFANLTFLGLSSCGLNGTFPDKVFQILTLQTIDLSYNELLQGSLPEFLPNGSLRSLLLSGTKFSGALPDSIGNLAMLSRIDLFSCNFKGSIPNSMGNLTQLVYLDMSVNNFTGPIPSFSMAKNLTEIYLSHNDLTGKIHSLIWKDLLKLVILDLGNNSLEGNIPASLFSLPSLQILRLFHNQFYGRLGFNVSSHLLNTLDLSSNNLEGPVPTSVFQLKGLKVLSLSSNNFSGPFQLNKFQQLRNLSNLDLSYNSLSIEYIETNSSSSSFPQITTLRLASCNLKTFPYFLTNQSTLYFLDLSQNQIHGEIPNWIWKFYDLFSLNLSYNHLTTTPEVALFNLSFISALDLHSNQLEGELPDLPPSATYLDFSMNNFNSAIPASVGDSLFSACFFSLSCNKFHGGIPQSLCNNAPYLQVLDLSNNTLDGMIPQCLIEMSETFKLGVLDLRRNKLSGTISDTFSGNCGLQTLNLNKNLLEGTVPRSLGNCKSLEVFDIGNNYIEDTLPCHLRNISRLHVLVLRSNKFYGSIHCEGSNAPWPMLQILDLASNNFTGPFPRKSLSTWKAMTNNEDVAQSELKHLEFDAQGIIQYRYLDVTTVTMKGQEMELGKILTVFTSFDLSCNYLDGPIPDNIGILSSLYILNLSHNAFAGQIPPSLGKLSHLESLDLSSNQLSGEIPVQLADSLTFLSVLNLSLNQLVGPIPCVKQFGTFLEGSYERNKGLCGCVLKTKCESAEPSLPPSEDIHFKSRLSINWNYLSAELGFVFGFGMVFGPLIFWKKWRILYYKHVDDIFFRIYLQLYLGGQLYYRMLAHRNVGRRY from the coding sequence ATGAGAATTTCACTCCTTTCATGGCTTTTCTTCATACCCATTTGCTCATTTTTCCTCAACTTTGGTATTTTTGTGGTGTCTCAATCTCAAACATGTCTGAGCGATCAGCGAGACTTGTTGATCGGATTAAAGAAAAGTCTCATCTTCAACCGTACATTGTCCACAAAACTGTTGCACTGGAATGAAACTCAGTTTCCTGATTGCTGTTTGTGGAAAGGTGTAAACTGCAACAAGGAGGGACGTGTTGTTGATCTCGACCTGTTCAATGAATCCATCACGGGTGGACTTGACAATTCAAGTCCCCTTTTCAGTCTCCATTATCTTCAGACCCTGAATTTGTCTTGCAACAAGATGAACTCTTCACAAATTCCATCTCAGTTCGGCAATCTAAcgaatttgttttatttgaaccTGTCAAATTCTGGCTTTGCGGGGCAGATTCCTTCAGAGATTTCGAACCTGAAAAGGTTGGTTACCCTTGATTTGTCTACCTCTTTTTTGCTGGGTTATTATATGCTGGAAATTAAGAAACCAAATTTAGCTACGCTAGTAAAGAATTTTGGGGAGCTAAAGGAACTTTATCTTGATGGTGTAAATATATCAGCACCAGGGAACGAATGGTGTCAGGCCTTATCTTCTTCAGTGCCAAATCTAAGGGTGTTGAGCATGTCTGATTGTTATCTTTCAGGGCCTTTTGATTCCTCCTTACAGAAGCTTCAGTCTCTCTCAATTATTCGTCTCGATTTTAATCTCTTTAATGCCCCCGTTCcatatttttttgcaaatttcgcAAATTTGACTTTCTTGGGTCTCAGTTCTTGTGGATTGAATGGAACATTTCCAGATAAAGTCTTCCAGATTCTAACACTGCAGACAATTGACTTGTCATATAATGAACTACTTCAAGGTTCTTTGCCAGAGTTTCTTCCAAATGGTTCTCTTCGGTCACTGCTGCTTAGCGGTACAAAATTTTCAGGGGCACTGCCAGATTCTATCGGTAACCTTGCAATGTTGTCAAGAATAGATCTTTTCAGTTGCAATTTCAAGGGATCAATACCGAACTCTATGGGAAATCTTACTCAATTGGTTTATTTGGACATGTCAGTCAACAACTTCACCGGACCAATTCCATCGTTCAGCATGGCCAAGAATTTGACAGAGATATACCTTTCCCATAATGATCTAACAGGTAAGATTCATTCCCTTATCTGGAAAGATCTTCTGAAACTGGTCATTCTTGACTTAGGTAACAATTCACTTGAAGGGAATATTCCGGCCTCCCTGTTTTCCCTTCCATCATTGCAAATATTACGACTTTTCCACAACCAATTTTATGGTCGGCTTGGATTTAATGTTTCTTCTCACCTACTGAACACCCTTGATTTGAGTAGCAACAACTTGGAAGGGCCAGTACCAACGTCTGTCTTTCAACTTAAAGGTCTTAAGGTTCTCTCACTTTCTTCTAACAACTTTAGTGGACCCTTTCAGCTTAATAAATTTCAGCAGTTGAGAAACCTTTCCAATCTTGATCTTTCATACAACAGCTTGTCGATTGAATATATTGAAACTAAttcttcatcatcttccttTCCCCAAATTACTACATTAAGATTGGCTTCTTGCAATTTGAAGACTTTTCCTTATTTCTTGACAAACCAATCCACATTATACTTTCTAGACCTCTCACAAAACCAGATTCATGGAGAGATTCCTAActggatttggaaattttatGATCTCTTTTCCTTAAACCTTTCTTATAACCACCTGACGACAACTCCGGAGGTAGCTTTATTCAACCTTTCATTTATCAGTGCCCTAGACCTTCACTCCAACCAGCTTGAGGGGGAACTTCCGGATCTTCCACCATCTGCCACATACTTGGATTTTTCGATGAATAATTTCAACTCTGCCATACCAGCTAGCGTTGGTGACTCCCTTTTTTCAGCatgtttcttctctctttcatGCAATAAATTCCATGGGGGTATCCCTCAATCATTGTGCAACAACGCTCCATATCTTCAAGTTCTTGATCTGTCTAATAATACCCTGGATGGCATGATTCCCCAATGTTTAATCGAGATGAGTGAGACTTTCAAGTTAGGGGTGCTAGATTTAAGGAGAAACAAACTCAGTGGCACAATAAGTGATACATTTTCAGGAAATTGTGGTTTACAAACGCTAAATCTCAACAAAAACCTACTTGAAGGAACAGTACCAAGGTCTTTAGGCAATTGCAAAAGTTTGGAGGTCTTTGACATTGGGAACAACTACATCGAAGATACCTTGCCATGTCACTTGAGGAACATATCAAGGTTGCATGTCCTTGTCTTGCGGTCTAACAAATTTTATGGGTCCATTCATTGTGAAGGATCAAATGCTCCATGGCCAATGCTTCAAATTTTAGACCTCGCTTCAAACAATTTTACTGGTCCATTTCCAAGAAAATCCCTCTCTACCTGGAAGGCAATGACAAACAATGAAGATGTGGCACAATCAGAGCTCAAACACCTAGAATTTGATGCCCAAGGAATCATTCAATATCGTTATCTAGATGTAACAACAGTTACCATGAAAGGTCAAGAAATGGAGTTAGGGAAGATATTGACTGTTTTCACCTCCTTTGACCTTTCATGCAACTATCTTGATGGGCCAATACCAGACAACATAGGAATACTCAGTTCCTTGTATATTCTTAATTTGTCGCACAATGCTTTCGCAGGCCAAATCCCACCATCTCTAGGAAAATTAAGTCACCTTGAGTCACTAGACCTGTCAAGCAATCAGCTTAGCGGTGAGATCCCTGTGCAACTTGCAGATAGTCTTACCTTCTTATCAGTCCTAAACCTCTCGCTTAATCAATTGGTTGGGCCAATTCCATGTGTCAAGCAATTTGGTACATTTTTGGAAGGTTCATATGAAAGGAACAAAGGATTATGTGGGTGTGTTTTAAAGACAAAATGTGAATCTGCAGAGCCAAGTTTGCCACCATCTGAAGATATTCACTTCAAATCTAGGCTTTCGATTAATTGGAATTACTTAAGTGCTGAACTGGGATTTGTTTTCGGCTTTGGGATGGTTTTTGGGCCGCTTATCTTTTGGAAGAAGTGGAGGATACTGTATTACAAACATGTTGATGACATTTTTTTCAGAATCTACCTTCAGTTGTACCTTGGGGGGCAACTATACTATCGAATGCTAGCACATAGGAATGTGGGGCGGAGGTACTAA